The genomic stretch GGACGATGGCgtctggggggaggggttggccGGTGGCAgggtcgatggtggtggcggggtcCATATTGGGTGAGAGGGGGTGAGCAAACACTGTTGGAGAGatagttgttgttgttgtcaagCGCTGAGGTCAAAAGATGGGATAAGTAGGAATGATATATATATCCCAGACACAAGAGGACCCTGAAACAAGGCGCCTGTTTATGCAAGCGGGACCCTGGATCTGATGCTGGCTGGGGAAGCTTTCTCCCCATGCACATCACCCCGCTTGCTCCCGTTGCCTAGCTCGGTGCCCCGCTTTAATCGCCGGAGCGTCCCAGTGAGAGGTCAAAGTCCTCGGTGGAGAACAGGTGAGAAAGAGCGGCTTCTTCAGTTACATGATGACGAGTCACATATGAATGCGCATTGTGTTATATGTGCCACGTTCTGTTGGACCTCGAGTCTGTAAGAAGGGCATTATTCCTCGACGTACATGGTGGTAGCTGTGTAACGTACCTTGGACTCCTCAGGCTAGCTGCGACCAAGGTGCTTCTATTTCAGAAACGAAGCCTGGACACGAAGCTCACTGCGCCCTTTCTAGACCTAGGATCACGAACTGCTGTAGCGGAACATCATAGGCCGGCCCATTGTTTGGTGGGCAGGCAGTCACAGATAGCAGCAGTTCGAGCTGTAAAGGGTGCTTGTGAAGCTGTCACTTATGGACGTCTATAGACGTCTAATCCGAATAGGTATCCAACCCTTGAAATATCCAAAACCGTTCACCTAAATAATATACACTGGCAACCGACTCCCCAACAGTTCACTCTTTGGCATCTGCACATCGTTCTGATCAAAGttgtgcagcagcagccagcaaaTCATCCGAAATACCAGCGTGCACCACACCGTGTTCCGCCCCGGGTCTATCCTCGCTTCCGTGTCGTCTCGAGCAAGCCGGGGTGTGGGTGCTGGTTTGTCGCCCGCCGGTTGCCGCAACTCGGCTTCGATCTGGCGTGTTTTCTCGCCGTTGGAGTCGAAGCTGGCACCTTCTTCCAGCCGAGCCCACAGGAATCGGGACGGGTCTGGTAAGCCAATGTCTGTGACTATTGGGCGGACGTCATCGAAGTAGGCTGCCATGAATTCCGCCTCGCGCTCGCCGCGTGGCGCATTGAGTAGGTTGACGAGCGAGCGGATAGGCTTTTCGCCATGCTCTGGGTTGAGGGCCGAATGCACGGTATGGATGTGTCGCTGAATCACATCTAGAACCAGCGGCTTGGGAACCGCCGCGAGGATGGCGTCGGCTGCGCTGATGGAGTCATTCAGGACATTGAGTTGCTTGGGGTCATAGCCTTCGTCCTTTGTAGGGGGCAGGCTTTCTCTCAATATGGCCGCTTGCTCGGCTAATACTTCCAGGTCGGACGACGTCCGCTTCGAGTCGTCCCGTGCAGCGATTGTATCGAGATGATGGGAAAAGGCCGTGAGGAGTAACCTCAATGAAAAAGCCCTCGTCTCCCAGGCATATATGGTGGGGTTCGGAAGATAGGTGTAACAACGGTCCTTTTGATGGAGAGTGCGGCCGAGCATTCCTAGAAGCTCGAAAATAACTATCACCGGATTAGCATTGACTTCAAGTAAAGGGGTGAGGCTAAATACTTGGAAAAAAGTGGTTTTGTCGGGAATGTCCCTTCGAGAAATGCTCAATCGTGTTGCTGTCGCATCCTATCAGTGAGAGTGTCGCAGCGATCTCTCGACGGCTTCCTAGCTGCAATgtcttgagctccttctgCCTCCTGGTCGCATCAGGATTACGCAGGGTTTTATCCTCCCAGTCTCGAAGGCGATAGATCGTTGGTACGTTTCCATAGCAGAGCTCCTTTACTTCCTCCGTCGGGATCACGCGATGGTTCCTGAAGTTTGTGATGCCTGTCTTTGCAAACGTAAAGACGAGACCAAACTCGCGCACTCGGTATCCGTGGATGCTCATTCCATTTCCCTCGGCTCGATACACATCCTCGTCCTGGTCGAACCTCTTCCAGTAGAGGCCTAATGTCGCCGTGAGCTCGATCAGGTGGGTAATGGTTGTCGTGGCATAAGGCCGACGTAAAACGGACGTCTCATCGAATGTGCGGATGGTGCTTTGGACGCCGACAGCCAAAGTTGGAAACTCAAAATTGCGTGATATCCTCGAAATCCCACCAGCATTGACCCCTTCAACACTGCGCCACATGTCCATTTCCCAGGCTATCGAGTCTCTCTCCATCCCTTGAATCGTCTCCAGCAACCTCACCCAAGACGCCCGCTCGTTATGAACTGTATGAATCTTTTTATCTCCGAAGCTCGAGGGGCCAGGGTCCGGATCGTAGATCACTCTGGTATCCTCACAGCTCTGGCGCGAGCCATCGATATACCAGATCGGCTTGCCTTGAACAGGGCCGCGCGCATTGTTGCGAGgagcgaggaagatgacCGGTAGCTCAGCTTCTGTCACGGTCCGTCGTCCCCGCGAGAAGGATAACAAGCCGTAAGTCTTCGTTTTTCTGTAGTCGGCCCATTTGCCCATCATTCCGCTGTCCCAGTGGTCGAAGCCGGTGGGTTTAGAAAACAAATGGGCGGCAAGAAAAACGACCGAGACGATGAATGCGCCAGCAGCTAGAATAATGGCGGCGATGCCGACGCCATCGGCCTCGGCCATGTTGTGGTGTTAGATTCTAATCTTCCCCACAAAAGCAGAGTGAACCACAAGGGTGATTGCTGAGGTCGAGTCGTATGTCGCCGACAGCGACGTCAGACGCGGAGCTGGAGATATTCGAGGCGAATGTAGACAGAGGGCAGAAAGCCTTGACGTCGGCGCCGTTCGAGAACTGATTGCGAGGGGTTATCCCATGTCGGTTTTGCAATGCCAGCGTCGCAAATGCAGGCAGGTTGACCGACCGACACCAGATATGGTCGTGAGTATGGGTCTCGATGCTCAGCTGCAGGCGTTCCGTCCAATGAAGGCGAATTAGCGAACCTCAATTGACCATAGCCCGGGTGCATTCATGCAACTGTGCCGCAGGAATCACTGGACCGCTCCAGCCATCGCAGCTCATGTTGGCGGCTATAGGTCAAATTGGGCAGCGACAACACATAAGAGGCCACCCACTTGGTGTTGTGTTACTCCCAGCCTTGCCTTTGGCGCATCCCTCGGCCACACCTCAGGGAAATCTGGCGCATGGGGTGTTCCCCTCTCTTCATGCGACCATCACGCTCTGTTCTGGCGGAGAACTTCTCCTGGGACAGTACTACGCCTCCGCGTgcccccatcgccatcatcgcgAATTGCGAACTCGACGAAGGTGAGGCCTTGCGTGCCTTTCACTTCGCTCTCCACCCTGTGCTCCAGGCCCGCCATTCGATCTATGCACCTCTCCAGCAGTAACCCGAAATACCGCCGACGCTCAGCCTGGGAAAGCCAATTCAGCCCATCTGAACACGATAGAGTGACCTGGGGCAATAGGCTTCGGTCTAATCAGCCCAAGGTCATTCGCGAGGCGCAATGGAGGCAATCTCACTCTTTGGGACGATCCTTAGTATCATCACAACTTTCCGCGATGCCTTCCCGTCACTCGCTTCCGACGCGACCGATTGGAAGAACTACGAATTCTTCGACCGCGCTCGATGGGTGAAGTTGCTCAAGATCATAAAAAACATAGAAAAGTGGCAATGGCGGTGGATGGTGTATTCCGAGGAGGCGGGACAGCAAGGAAGCCTGCAGTCCAAGTTCTGGGGCTCTTCCGCTTCTGAAATAACAGAGCACGTCAAGTGTATCCAAGACGAGGTGGCCAAGCTCCAAAAGCTGCTCAACACTCGCAGGATTGaccggggaggaggttgtttcGGTATCTTTAGGAAAAAGGGGCGGGATGTCTTGTTCCGATCGGGAGGCAACATAAACAGAATCCTCGAAACCCTTGACACGCTCGTCTTGGGCCTGGATACGATGAGCGACGAGGCCTACTGGC from Podospora pseudopauciseta strain CBS 411.78 chromosome 3, whole genome shotgun sequence encodes the following:
- a CDS encoding hypothetical protein (COG:S; EggNog:ENOG503P1MN) — translated: MAEADGVGIAAIILAAGAFIVSVVFLAAHLFSKPTGFDHWDSGMMGKWADYRKTKTYGLLSFSRGRRTVTEAELPVIFLAPRNNARGPVQGKPIWYIDGSRQSCEDTRVIYDPDPGPSSFGDKKIHTVHNERASWVRLLETIQGMERDSIAWEMDMWRSVEGVNAGGISRISRNFEFPTLAVGVQSTIRTFDETSVLRRPYATTTITHLIELTATLGLYWKRFDQDEDVYRAEGNGMSIHGYRVREFGLVFTFAKTGITNFRNHRVIPTEEVKELCYGNVPTIYRLRDWEDKTLRNPDATRRQKELKTLQLGSRREIAATLSLIGCDSNTIEHFSKGHSRQNHFFPIIFELLGMLGRTLHQKDRCYTYLPNPTIYAWETRAFSLRLLLTAFSHHLDTIAARDDSKRTSSDLEVLAEQAAILRESLPPTKDEGYDPKQLNVLNDSISAADAILAAVPKPLVLDVIQRHIHTVHSALNPEHGEKPIRSLVNLLNAPRGEREAEFMAAYFDDVRPIVTDIGLPDPSRFLWARLEEGASFDSNGEKTRQIEAELRQPAGDKPAPTPRLARDDTEARIDPGRNTVWCTLVFRMICWLLLHNFDQNDVQMPKSELLGSRLPVYII